From Micromonospora rifamycinica, a single genomic window includes:
- a CDS encoding Lhr family helicase has protein sequence MTGRRGTAGAEAVPPGFGPATRAWFSAAFAAPTAAQLGAWQSVAAGRNALVVAPTGSGKTLAAFLWSLDRLAGTPPPADLRRRCRVLYVSPLKALAVDVERNLRTPLAGIRQAATRLGTPPADITVGMRTGDTPADERRAFARTPPDILITTPESLFLLLTSAARDSLRGVETVILDEVHAVAGTKRGAHLALSLERLDALLERPAQRIGLSATVRPVDACARFLGGAHPVDVVQPATPKTIEVSVEVPVEDMTRLDETEQPPEDDLGGPGPRRASIWPAVEERVFALVRAHRSTIVFTNSRRGAERLCARLNELAAEDLAAEDPAPAAPPTGDGPPTGDGPPAGDGPMNGDAPPTGDGPPAGPGDEPGGARRWGGPVGPQRTPRPPAEAMAQSGTASGAAPVIARAHHGSVSREERKQIEEALKSGRLPAVVATSSLELGIDMGAVDLVVQIEAPPSVAAGLQRVGRAGHQVGAVSRGVVFPKHRGDLLSCTVVAERMTVGAIEELHYPRNPLDVLAQQVVAMVALEPWSVGDLAGLVRRAAPFAELPDSALHAVLDMLSGRYPSTAFAELRPRVVWDRTTDVLTGRPGAQRLAVTSGGTIPDRGLFGVFLAGAERAARVGELDEEMVYESRVGDVFLLGSSSWRIEEITPDRVLVSPAPGQAARMPFWKGDQPGRPVELGRAIGARIRALLRLDDAAALAALRTGGLDDWAAGNLMAYLREQQAATRSLPDDRTVLVERFRDELGDWRLAVHSVLGARVNGPWALAIGRRLAERYGVDAQVMPADDGIVVRLPDTADEPPGADVVVFEPDEIAQLVEESVGTSALFAARFRECAARSLLLPRRDPRRRQPLWQQRQRAAQLLDVAREYADFPVTLEAARECLQDVFDQPALAGLMRDLASRKIRLVEVESERPSPFARSLLFGYVGAFLYEGDAPLAERRAAALALDSALLGELLGRVDLRELLDPAVLAETERQVRWRTDQRRPRDAEDVAELLRVVGDLSEAELAERGVPVDWPVELAAARRALRVRIAGEERWVGIEDAARLRDALGVALPVGVAEAYLTPVADPLGDLVARYARTHGPFAAASCAARFGLGVFVVEQALRRLAATGRVVSGEFTPDSVGTQWCDAEVLRLLRRRSLAALRREIEPVPPRVLAGFLPRWQQIGSSARGVEAVAAAVEQLQGTAVPASAWERLVLPARVADYSPAQLDELCAGGEVVWCGSGAISGGDGWITLAYADVAPLLLPPPDDAFAGTPLHTAVLDALADGQALFFRPLADRVGSTDDAALTAVIWDLVWAGQLTNDTLAPLRAALGAGGAHRSRPAAPRTRYRRPGRVALPSRGGPPTVAGRWSRLPQRDTDPTRRAAALADLLLDRHGVVTRGAVLAEQVVGGFAAVYPVLAALEERGAARRGYFVEGLGAAQFAVPGAVDRLRALAEPTDRGRGHGPTTVLAATDPANPYGAALPWPERAVDSGDGTAPGSGHRAGRKAGAVVVLVGGDLALYVERGGRTILSFTDDADTLAVAGKALADAVHSGALGAMSVERADGEAVHSSPLRDALTAAGFRATPRGLRLRG, from the coding sequence GTGACGGGGCGACGGGGCACGGCGGGCGCGGAGGCGGTCCCGCCCGGCTTCGGCCCGGCCACCCGGGCCTGGTTCAGCGCCGCCTTCGCCGCACCCACCGCCGCCCAGCTCGGCGCCTGGCAGTCGGTGGCCGCCGGCCGCAACGCCCTGGTGGTGGCACCCACCGGCTCGGGCAAGACCCTCGCGGCGTTCCTCTGGTCGCTCGACCGGCTGGCCGGCACGCCGCCCCCGGCCGACCTCCGGCGACGCTGCCGGGTGCTCTACGTCAGCCCGCTCAAGGCGCTCGCGGTCGACGTCGAGCGCAATCTCCGCACCCCGCTCGCCGGTATCCGGCAGGCGGCCACCCGGCTCGGGACGCCCCCTGCGGACATCACCGTCGGAATGCGTACCGGCGACACGCCGGCCGACGAGCGCCGGGCCTTCGCCCGCACCCCACCGGACATCCTCATCACCACCCCGGAGTCGCTGTTCCTGCTACTCACCTCCGCGGCCCGGGATTCGCTGCGCGGCGTCGAGACGGTCATCCTCGACGAGGTGCACGCCGTCGCGGGCACCAAGCGGGGCGCGCACCTGGCGCTGTCCCTGGAACGCCTCGACGCGCTGCTGGAACGGCCCGCCCAGCGGATCGGCCTGTCCGCGACGGTCCGGCCGGTCGACGCCTGCGCCCGGTTCCTCGGCGGGGCCCACCCGGTCGACGTGGTGCAGCCGGCCACCCCCAAGACGATCGAGGTCAGCGTCGAGGTCCCGGTGGAGGACATGACCCGGCTCGACGAGACCGAGCAGCCGCCCGAGGACGACCTGGGCGGCCCCGGGCCGCGCCGGGCGTCGATCTGGCCCGCCGTGGAGGAACGGGTCTTCGCCCTGGTCCGGGCGCACCGCTCCACCATCGTCTTCACCAACTCCCGACGCGGCGCCGAACGGCTCTGCGCCCGGCTCAACGAACTGGCCGCCGAGGACCTGGCCGCCGAGGACCCGGCCCCCGCCGCGCCACCGACCGGAGACGGGCCACCGACCGGGGACGGACCGCCGGCCGGAGACGGACCAATGAACGGAGACGCGCCACCGACCGGGGACGGACCGCCGGCCGGCCCGGGTGACGAGCCGGGCGGGGCGCGGCGGTGGGGCGGGCCGGTGGGTCCGCAGCGCACCCCCCGCCCCCCGGCCGAGGCGATGGCCCAGTCCGGCACGGCCTCCGGGGCCGCCCCGGTGATCGCCCGCGCCCACCACGGCAGCGTCTCCCGGGAGGAACGCAAACAGATCGAGGAGGCGCTCAAGTCCGGCCGGCTGCCCGCCGTGGTGGCCACCTCCAGCCTGGAGCTGGGCATCGACATGGGCGCGGTCGACCTGGTGGTGCAGATCGAGGCCCCGCCGAGCGTCGCCGCCGGCCTGCAACGGGTCGGCCGGGCCGGGCACCAGGTGGGCGCAGTGTCCCGGGGGGTGGTCTTCCCCAAGCACCGGGGCGACCTACTCTCCTGCACGGTGGTCGCGGAGCGGATGACCGTCGGCGCCATCGAGGAGCTGCACTACCCGCGCAACCCGTTGGACGTCCTCGCCCAGCAGGTCGTCGCCATGGTCGCCCTCGAACCGTGGTCGGTCGGCGACCTGGCGGGGCTGGTCCGCCGCGCCGCACCCTTCGCCGAACTGCCCGACTCGGCGTTGCACGCCGTGCTCGACATGCTCTCCGGCCGTTACCCGTCGACCGCCTTCGCCGAGCTGCGCCCCCGGGTGGTCTGGGACCGGACCACCGACGTGCTGACCGGCCGGCCGGGTGCCCAGCGGCTCGCCGTCACCAGCGGCGGCACCATCCCCGACCGGGGGTTGTTCGGGGTCTTCCTGGCCGGGGCGGAACGTGCCGCCCGGGTCGGCGAGCTGGACGAGGAGATGGTCTACGAGTCCCGGGTCGGCGACGTCTTCCTGCTCGGCTCGTCGTCCTGGCGGATCGAGGAGATCACCCCCGACCGGGTGCTCGTCTCCCCCGCCCCCGGCCAGGCCGCCCGGATGCCGTTCTGGAAGGGCGACCAGCCGGGCCGTCCGGTCGAGTTGGGCCGGGCCATCGGCGCCAGGATCCGGGCGTTGCTGCGCCTCGACGACGCCGCCGCCCTGGCCGCGTTGCGCACCGGTGGCCTGGACGACTGGGCGGCCGGCAACCTGATGGCGTACCTGCGGGAGCAGCAGGCAGCCACCCGCTCGCTGCCCGACGACCGGACGGTGCTGGTCGAGCGGTTCCGCGACGAGCTGGGCGACTGGCGGCTGGCCGTGCACAGCGTGCTCGGCGCCCGGGTCAACGGGCCGTGGGCGTTGGCGATCGGCCGCCGGCTGGCCGAACGCTACGGCGTGGACGCCCAGGTGATGCCCGCCGACGACGGGATCGTGGTGCGCCTGCCGGACACCGCCGACGAGCCGCCCGGCGCCGACGTGGTGGTCTTCGAGCCCGACGAGATCGCCCAGCTGGTCGAGGAGTCGGTGGGCACCTCCGCGCTCTTCGCCGCCCGGTTCCGCGAGTGCGCCGCCCGGTCGCTGCTGCTGCCCCGGCGTGACCCGCGCCGCCGGCAGCCGCTCTGGCAGCAACGCCAACGCGCCGCCCAGCTCCTCGACGTGGCCCGCGAGTACGCCGACTTCCCGGTCACCCTGGAGGCCGCCCGGGAGTGCCTGCAGGACGTCTTCGACCAGCCCGCCCTGGCCGGGTTGATGCGCGACCTGGCCAGCCGGAAGATCCGCCTGGTCGAGGTGGAGAGCGAGCGGCCCTCACCGTTCGCCCGGTCGCTGCTCTTCGGCTACGTCGGCGCGTTCCTCTACGAGGGGGACGCCCCGCTCGCCGAGCGGCGGGCCGCCGCGCTGGCGCTCGACTCGGCCCTGCTCGGCGAGTTGCTCGGCCGGGTGGACCTGCGCGAACTGCTCGACCCGGCGGTGCTCGCCGAGACCGAGCGGCAGGTGCGCTGGCGCACCGACCAGCGTCGCCCGCGCGACGCCGAGGACGTCGCCGAGCTGCTCCGGGTGGTCGGCGACCTGAGCGAGGCGGAGCTGGCCGAGCGGGGCGTACCGGTGGACTGGCCGGTGGAGCTGGCGGCGGCCCGCCGGGCGTTGCGGGTCCGGATCGCCGGCGAGGAACGCTGGGTGGGCATCGAGGACGCCGCCCGGCTGCGCGACGCGCTCGGGGTGGCGCTGCCGGTGGGGGTGGCCGAGGCGTACCTGACGCCGGTGGCCGACCCGCTCGGCGACCTGGTCGCCCGGTACGCCCGCACCCACGGGCCGTTCGCCGCCGCGAGCTGCGCCGCCCGCTTCGGGCTGGGGGTGTTCGTGGTGGAGCAGGCGCTGCGCCGGCTCGCCGCGACCGGGCGGGTGGTCTCCGGCGAGTTCACCCCGGACAGCGTGGGCACCCAGTGGTGCGACGCCGAGGTGCTGCGGCTGCTGCGCCGCCGGTCGCTCGCCGCGCTGCGCCGGGAGATCGAACCGGTGCCGCCCCGGGTGCTCGCCGGCTTCCTGCCCCGGTGGCAGCAGATCGGGTCGTCGGCGCGCGGGGTCGAGGCGGTGGCCGCCGCGGTCGAGCAGTTGCAGGGCACGGCGGTGCCGGCGTCGGCGTGGGAACGGCTGGTGCTCCCCGCCCGGGTCGCCGACTACTCCCCCGCCCAGCTCGACGAGCTGTGCGCCGGGGGCGAGGTGGTGTGGTGCGGCTCGGGGGCGATCTCCGGCGGCGACGGCTGGATCACCCTGGCGTACGCCGACGTCGCGCCGCTGCTGCTCCCCCCGCCGGACGACGCCTTCGCCGGCACCCCGCTGCACACCGCCGTGCTGGACGCGCTCGCCGACGGTCAGGCGCTGTTCTTCCGGCCGCTGGCCGACCGGGTGGGCTCGACCGACGATGCCGCCCTGACCGCGGTGATCTGGGATCTGGTCTGGGCCGGCCAGCTCACCAACGACACCCTGGCCCCGCTGCGGGCGGCGCTCGGCGCGGGCGGGGCGCACCGGTCCCGCCCGGCCGCCCCGCGCACCCGCTACCGCCGCCCGGGTCGGGTGGCGCTGCCCAGCCGGGGCGGCCCACCCACGGTGGCCGGGCGCTGGTCGCGGCTGCCGCAGCGGGACACCGACCCGACCCGGCGGGCCGCCGCCCTGGCCGACCTGCTGCTCGACCGGCACGGGGTGGTGACCCGGGGCGCGGTGCTGGCCGAGCAGGTGGTCGGCGGGTTCGCCGCCGTCTACCCGGTGCTCGCCGCGCTGGAGGAGCGCGGCGCGGCCCGGCGGGGCTACTTCGTGGAGGGGCTGGGGGCGGCGCAGTTCGCGGTGCCCGGTGCGGTGGACCGGCTGCGGGCGCTCGCCGAGCCGACCGACCGGGGCCGGGGCCACGGGCCGACCACGGTGCTCGCCGCCACCGACCCGGCCAACCCGTACGGCGCGGCGCTGCCCTGGCCGGAGCGGGCCGTCGACTCCGGTGACGGCACCGCACCGGGCAGCGGGCACCGGGCCGGGCGCAAGGCCGGGGCGGTGGTGGTGCTGGTCGGTGGCGACCTGGCGCTCTACGTCGAACGGGGTGGCCGGACGATCCTCTCGTTCACCGACGACGCCGACACGCTGGCCGTCGCCGGCAAGGCGCTCGCCGACGCGGTGCACTCCGGGGCACTGGGGGCGATGTCGGTGGAGCGGGCCGACGGCGAGGCGGTGCACTCGTCGCCGCTGCGCGACGCGCTCACCGCCGCCGGTTTCCGGGCCACCCCCCGTGGCCTGCGCCTACGCGGCTGA
- a CDS encoding SAM hydrolase/SAM-dependent halogenase family protein: MTPTPWISLTTDYGLTDGFVAVCHGVIGRIAPAARVLDVTHLVPPGDVRRGAAVLAQAVPHLPYGVHVAVVDPGVGTARRAVALVTPGGLLVGPDNGVLPAAARALGGITSAVELTAPGWLAAEVSDTFHGRDVFAPVAARLALGGRPADAGPQVDPATLVTLPAPVSRREADGFTAEVLTVDHFGNVQLAAGADLLTSLPDVVEVAGRPAVRGRTFGDAPAGELLVLVDSAGLVAVARNGGRAVDLLGVAPGALVTVRGRIRG, translated from the coding sequence ATGACCCCCACCCCCTGGATCTCGCTGACCACCGACTACGGGCTCACCGACGGCTTCGTGGCCGTCTGCCACGGGGTGATCGGCCGGATCGCCCCGGCGGCGCGGGTGCTCGACGTGACCCACCTGGTGCCGCCGGGGGACGTCCGCCGGGGCGCGGCGGTGCTCGCCCAGGCCGTGCCGCACCTGCCGTACGGGGTGCACGTGGCGGTGGTGGACCCGGGGGTCGGCACGGCGCGGCGGGCGGTGGCGCTGGTCACGCCGGGCGGGCTGCTGGTCGGGCCGGACAACGGGGTGCTGCCGGCGGCGGCGCGGGCGCTGGGCGGGATCACCTCGGCGGTGGAGCTGACCGCGCCGGGGTGGCTGGCGGCCGAGGTGTCGGACACCTTCCACGGCCGGGACGTCTTCGCCCCGGTGGCCGCCCGGCTGGCCCTGGGCGGGCGGCCGGCCGATGCCGGGCCGCAGGTCGACCCGGCGACCCTGGTGACCCTGCCCGCACCGGTGTCGCGCCGGGAGGCGGACGGGTTCACCGCCGAGGTGCTCACCGTGGACCACTTCGGCAACGTGCAGCTCGCCGCCGGGGCCGACCTGCTGACGTCGCTGCCCGACGTGGTGGAGGTCGCCGGCCGTCCGGCGGTACGGGGCCGGACGTTCGGTGACGCGCCGGCCGGTGAGCTGCTCGTGCTCGTCGACTCCGCCGGCCTGGTGGCGGTGGCCCGCAACGGCGGCCGGGCGGTGGACCTGCTCGGGGTCGCCCCCGGCGCCCTCGTCACGGTGCGGGGACGTATCAGGGGGTGA
- a CDS encoding CPCC family cysteine-rich protein gives MGEVWVPVGCPCCASRTGGGTCPVCFWTDDGQGDADADVVRGGANGELSLTHARLNFAVYGASHPRYQDMVRPPRPDERP, from the coding sequence GTGGGTGAAGTGTGGGTTCCGGTGGGCTGTCCCTGTTGTGCGTCCCGGACGGGTGGGGGCACCTGTCCGGTCTGCTTCTGGACCGATGACGGCCAGGGCGACGCCGATGCCGACGTGGTGCGGGGCGGGGCGAACGGTGAGCTGAGCCTCACCCACGCCCGGCTGAACTTCGCCGTGTACGGCGCCAGCCACCCCCGCTACCAGGACATGGTCCGCCCGCCCCGCCCGGACGAGCGGCCCTGA